In Salana multivorans, a single genomic region encodes these proteins:
- a CDS encoding MBL fold metallo-hydrolase, whose protein sequence is MRLTVLGCTGSMPGPDSPASGYLLRSRSTTDASGTAVVLDLGSGTFGPLQAQLAPHELDAVILSHLHPDHCADVSAFAVWLRYGPGTGAGRLRVLGPEGTADKLARFADLTPREVEETFEVEVLRDGVAVQVGELHVVPHAVLHPVPAFGFRVTGPTGTVLGYTGDTDLCEGAAALARGVDLLLAEAAFPETEQLRGLHLTGSRAGGLARDAGVGRLVLTHVQPWADSELTRAAAAGLFAGPVELARSGAGYTI, encoded by the coding sequence GTGAGGCTCACGGTCCTCGGGTGCACCGGCTCGATGCCCGGCCCCGACTCGCCCGCGTCCGGCTACCTGCTCCGCAGCCGGAGCACGACCGACGCGTCCGGGACGGCCGTCGTCCTCGACCTCGGGTCGGGGACGTTCGGCCCGCTCCAGGCCCAGCTCGCCCCGCACGAGCTCGACGCCGTGATCCTGTCCCACCTCCACCCCGACCACTGCGCCGACGTGTCGGCGTTCGCCGTCTGGCTGCGCTACGGGCCGGGCACCGGCGCCGGGCGCCTGCGCGTGCTCGGCCCGGAGGGAACGGCTGACAAGCTCGCCAGGTTCGCCGACCTCACGCCGCGGGAGGTCGAGGAGACCTTCGAGGTCGAGGTGCTGCGCGACGGCGTCGCCGTCCAGGTGGGCGAGCTGCACGTCGTGCCGCACGCCGTCCTGCACCCGGTGCCGGCCTTCGGGTTCCGGGTCACGGGCCCGACGGGCACGGTCCTCGGCTACACCGGGGACACCGACCTGTGCGAGGGCGCCGCGGCGCTGGCCCGCGGGGTCGACCTGCTGCTGGCCGAGGCCGCGTTCCCGGAGACGGAGCAGCTGCGGGGCCTGCACCTCACCGGGTCGCGGGCCGGCGGTCTCGCGCGCGACGCCGGGGTGGGGCGGCTCGTCCTGACCCACGTCCAGCCGTGGGCGGACTCCGAGCTCACCCGCGCCGCCGCCGCCGGCCTGTTCGCGGGCCCGGTCGAGCTGGCGCGCTCGGGGGCCGGCTACACGATCTGA
- a CDS encoding phosphoenolpyruvate carboxylase produces MSDETRASAAPAMPEELRSDVRQLGQLLGIVLTESGGESLLEDVERLRALTIEAYQGDEASLARAEELVESFTFERAAEVARAFTAYFHLANLAEEHHRVRMLRARDFSSPEGILPAVDTLPGAVSQLRAEVGAEEAMRRLAALEFRPVLTAHPTEARRRAVSGAITRISRLLTEQDDPRANEAELREIRRQLLAEIDVLWRTAPVRQDRPTPLDEVRTAMSVFDRTLFEQIPLVYRALDMALQPGRSGTVPPIAPAFVRFGTWIGGDRDGNPNVTAKITREASIIAAEHVLLGLSKHATRIGRELTLDAATTPPSRALLDLRERHRDLSEDLSAEVEKRSPSEPHRQVMLFLAGRLEATRTRDADLAYSSPEEFLDDLRTVQASLAAAGDSRSAYGQLQHLIWQAESFGFHLAELEVRQHSQVHAETLAEIEEKGLDGDLSDRSREVLETFRIVGRIQRRFGPYAARRYIVSFTQRPEDLAAVYRLAELASNGSQPPVIDAIPLFETFDDLGNSVDILDAMLGDAHVQERLAATGRKVEVMLGYSDSSKDVGPVSAILALYDAQARIASWAKDNDIELTLFHGRGGALGRGGGPANRAVLGQPPHSVDGRFKLTEQGEVIFARYGNPDIASRHIDQVGAATLMSSAPSIERRNSEAAERFAGVAEVMDRVSRGRFYELVRSDGFPQWFAQVTPLEEVGLLALGSRPAKRGLSVDSLEDLRAIPWVFSWTQARINLAGWFGLGSALAAVGDLETLRDAYREWPLFSTMLDNVEMSLAKTDERIARRYLALGDRDDLARLVLDELALTREWVLAATGHSRPLESSKVLGRAVQLRSPYVDALSLIQLRALRRLRAGVSDDELAQARQLMLLSVNGIAAGLQNTG; encoded by the coding sequence ATGAGCGACGAGACGCGCGCCAGCGCAGCTCCGGCCATGCCAGAGGAGCTCCGCTCCGACGTCCGCCAGCTCGGGCAGCTCCTGGGCATCGTGCTCACGGAGTCGGGCGGCGAGAGCCTCCTCGAGGACGTCGAGCGGCTGCGGGCCCTCACCATCGAGGCCTACCAGGGCGACGAGGCGTCGCTCGCGCGAGCCGAGGAGCTCGTCGAATCGTTCACGTTCGAGCGCGCCGCCGAGGTGGCGCGCGCGTTCACGGCGTACTTCCACCTGGCCAACCTCGCCGAGGAGCACCACCGCGTCCGCATGCTCCGGGCGCGCGACTTCTCCAGCCCGGAGGGCATCCTGCCCGCGGTCGACACGCTGCCGGGCGCGGTCTCCCAGCTGCGCGCCGAGGTGGGGGCCGAGGAGGCGATGCGTCGGCTGGCCGCGCTCGAGTTCCGCCCGGTTCTCACCGCGCACCCGACCGAGGCGCGCCGCCGCGCCGTCTCCGGTGCCATCACCCGCATCTCGCGCCTGCTCACGGAGCAGGACGACCCGCGCGCGAACGAGGCGGAGCTGCGCGAGATCCGCCGCCAGCTCCTCGCCGAGATCGACGTGCTGTGGCGCACCGCCCCGGTCCGCCAGGACCGCCCGACGCCGCTGGACGAGGTCCGCACGGCGATGAGCGTGTTCGACCGGACCCTGTTCGAGCAGATCCCGCTCGTCTACCGCGCGCTCGACATGGCGCTCCAGCCGGGCCGGTCCGGCACCGTCCCGCCGATCGCCCCGGCGTTCGTCCGGTTCGGGACGTGGATCGGCGGCGACCGGGACGGCAACCCCAACGTCACGGCGAAGATCACCCGGGAGGCGTCGATCATCGCCGCCGAGCACGTCCTGCTCGGCCTGTCCAAGCACGCGACGCGGATCGGCCGCGAGCTCACGCTCGACGCCGCGACCACGCCCCCGTCGCGCGCCCTGCTGGACCTGCGCGAGCGCCACCGCGACCTGTCCGAGGACCTGTCGGCCGAGGTGGAGAAGCGCTCGCCGAGCGAGCCGCACCGCCAGGTCATGCTGTTCCTCGCCGGACGCCTCGAGGCGACCCGCACGCGCGACGCCGACCTGGCCTACTCCTCGCCGGAGGAGTTCCTCGACGACCTGCGGACCGTCCAGGCCTCGCTCGCGGCCGCCGGCGACAGCCGCAGCGCCTACGGCCAGCTCCAGCACCTGATCTGGCAGGCCGAGTCGTTCGGGTTCCACCTGGCCGAGTTGGAGGTGCGCCAGCACTCGCAGGTCCACGCCGAGACGCTCGCCGAGATCGAGGAGAAGGGGCTGGACGGCGACCTGTCCGACCGCTCCCGCGAGGTGCTCGAGACGTTCCGGATCGTCGGGCGCATCCAGCGCCGGTTCGGCCCCTACGCCGCGCGCCGCTACATCGTCTCGTTCACGCAGCGTCCCGAGGACCTGGCCGCCGTCTACCGGCTCGCCGAGCTCGCGTCGAACGGGAGCCAGCCCCCCGTCATCGACGCCATCCCGCTGTTCGAGACGTTCGACGACCTCGGCAACTCCGTCGACATCCTCGACGCGATGCTCGGGGACGCCCACGTCCAGGAGCGGCTCGCGGCCACCGGCCGCAAGGTCGAGGTCATGCTCGGCTACTCCGACTCCTCCAAGGACGTCGGCCCGGTCTCGGCGATCCTCGCGCTCTACGACGCCCAGGCCCGCATCGCGAGCTGGGCGAAGGACAACGACATCGAGCTGACGCTCTTCCACGGCCGCGGCGGCGCCCTCGGGCGCGGCGGCGGCCCGGCCAACCGCGCCGTGCTCGGCCAGCCGCCGCACTCGGTCGACGGCCGGTTCAAGCTGACCGAGCAGGGCGAGGTCATCTTCGCCCGGTACGGCAACCCGGACATCGCCTCCCGGCACATCGACCAGGTCGGCGCCGCGACGCTCATGTCGTCCGCACCGTCGATCGAGCGGCGCAACTCCGAGGCGGCCGAGCGGTTCGCCGGCGTCGCCGAGGTCATGGACCGCGTCTCCCGCGGCCGGTTCTACGAGCTCGTGCGCTCCGACGGCTTCCCCCAGTGGTTCGCCCAGGTGACCCCGCTGGAGGAGGTCGGGCTGCTCGCGCTCGGCTCCCGCCCGGCCAAGCGGGGCCTGTCGGTCGACTCGCTCGAGGACCTGCGCGCCATCCCGTGGGTGTTCTCCTGGACGCAGGCGCGGATCAACCTCGCGGGCTGGTTCGGCCTCGGCTCGGCGCTCGCCGCCGTCGGCGATCTCGAGACGCTGCGCGACGCCTACCGCGAGTGGCCGCTGTTCTCGACCATGCTCGACAACGTCGAGATGTCGCTGGCGAAGACCGACGAGCGGATCGCGCGTCGCTACCTCGCGCTCGGCGACCGCGACGACCTGGCCCGGCTCGTGCTCGACGAGCTCGCCCTCACGCGCGAGTGGGTGCTCGCCGCGACCGGCCACAGCCGGCCGCTGGAGAGCTCCAAGGTCCTCGGCCGCGCCGTCCAGCTCCGCTCCCCGTACGTCGACGCGCTCTCGCTCATCCAGCTGCGCGCGCTGCGCCGGCTGCGCGCTGGCGTGAGCGACGACGAGCTCGCGCAGGCGCGCCAGCTCATGCTGCTGTCCGTCAACGGGATCGCCGCCGGCCTGCAGAACACCGGCTGA
- the rph gene encoding ribonuclease PH: MTSTPSPSSGAPARADGRTPDQLRPIRITRGWLDAAEGSVLVEFGGTRVLCAASFTAGVPRWRKGSGEGWVTAEYAMLPRSTSTRSDRESVRGKIGGRTHEISRLIGRSLRAIIDVSALGENTIVLDCDVLQADGGTRTAAITGAYVALADAIAWGQREGHVRPGRVLTDSVAAVSVGIIDGVPCLDLPYVEDVRAETDMNVVVTGSGSFVEVQGTAEGAPFDRAELDALLDLALAGTAELTRLQAEALAAPVAGFRA; the protein is encoded by the coding sequence ATGACCTCGACCCCCTCCCCGTCCTCCGGCGCGCCCGCGCGCGCCGACGGCCGCACCCCCGACCAGCTCCGCCCGATCCGGATCACCCGCGGCTGGCTCGACGCCGCCGAGGGCAGCGTCCTCGTGGAGTTCGGCGGGACCCGCGTCCTGTGCGCGGCGTCGTTCACCGCCGGCGTCCCGCGCTGGCGCAAGGGGAGTGGCGAGGGCTGGGTCACCGCCGAGTACGCCATGCTGCCGCGCTCGACGAGCACGCGCAGCGACCGGGAGTCCGTCCGCGGCAAGATCGGCGGCCGCACGCACGAGATCTCCCGGCTGATCGGCCGCTCGCTGCGCGCGATCATCGACGTCTCGGCCCTCGGTGAGAACACGATCGTGCTCGACTGCGACGTGCTCCAGGCCGACGGCGGCACCCGCACCGCCGCGATCACCGGCGCCTACGTCGCGCTCGCCGACGCCATCGCGTGGGGCCAGCGCGAGGGGCACGTGCGGCCGGGACGCGTCCTGACCGACTCGGTCGCGGCCGTGAGCGTCGGGATCATCGACGGCGTGCCGTGCCTCGACCTGCCCTATGTCGAGGACGTGCGGGCCGAGACGGACATGAACGTCGTCGTGACCGGCTCCGGCTCGTTCGTCGAGGTCCAGGGCACGGCCGAGGGCGCCCCGTTCGACCGCGCCGAGCTCGACGCCCTGCTCGACCTCGCCCTCGCCGGGACGGCCGAGCTGACGCGGCTCCAGGCCGAGGCGCTCGCCGCGCCGGTCGCGGGGTTCCGCGCATGA
- the rdgB gene encoding RdgB/HAM1 family non-canonical purine NTP pyrophosphatase — MTPEDAAVAPRLVLATRNAHKVAELRAILTGPDGALPWLDPAAVVGADAFPEVPDTVEDGVTFAENALLKARALAAATGLVAIADDSGLAVDVLGGAPGIFSARWSGRHGDDRANLELLLAQLGDVRDEHRAAGFVCAAALVTPAGEEVVREGHLRGTLLRTPRGDGGFGYDPILLPEGETRSTAELPAEEKNAISHRGEAFRALAPEIARVLSA, encoded by the coding sequence ATGACACCGGAGGACGCCGCCGTCGCGCCGCGACTGGTCCTGGCCACCCGGAACGCGCACAAGGTGGCGGAGCTGCGGGCGATCCTCACGGGACCCGACGGCGCGCTGCCGTGGCTCGACCCGGCGGCCGTCGTCGGCGCCGACGCCTTCCCGGAGGTGCCGGACACCGTCGAGGACGGGGTCACGTTCGCCGAGAACGCGCTGCTCAAGGCGCGCGCCCTCGCGGCGGCGACGGGCCTGGTCGCGATCGCCGACGACTCCGGGCTGGCCGTCGACGTGCTCGGCGGCGCTCCCGGGATCTTCTCGGCCCGGTGGAGCGGGCGGCACGGCGACGACCGGGCCAACCTCGAGCTGCTGCTGGCCCAGCTCGGCGACGTCCGGGACGAGCACCGGGCCGCCGGCTTCGTCTGCGCCGCGGCGCTCGTGACGCCGGCGGGGGAGGAGGTCGTGCGCGAGGGCCACCTGCGCGGCACGCTCCTGCGGACCCCGCGCGGCGACGGCGGCTTCGGCTACGACCCGATCCTGCTGCCGGAGGGCGAGACGCGCTCGACGGCGGAGCTGCCGGCCGAGGAGAAGAACGCGATCAGCCACCGCGGCGAGGCGTTCCGCGCGCTCGCGCCCGAGATCGCCCGCGTCCTGAGCGCCTGA
- a CDS encoding ATP-binding cassette domain-containing protein: MAGLLAARDVAFSYPGAPPQAPPVLADVGLRVRAGDRLGVVGENGSGKSTLLGLLAGTLDPTAGTVTRRGGLALVEQELSHAPDETVGDLAAASLARVREATAELERVLAAADGTDTRRLAEALERYEALAAWDADRLLEEALTRLGAPREADRPLAHLSVGERYRVRLACRLAEGTELLLLDEPTNHLDSSAVAYLTARLRAWPGGVVVVTHDRALLDDVATAVLDLDPTVDGRVAVYGARRRRSGEGPRVFSYADYRHAKDAALARWRSRYRREQERLRELWEQRDYAYEHLSDEWRPPKGSQKHRRGTRARQHVKAADRAHAALEAAAVAVPPPPPELLLPVLPSVVGPADDRPVDDAADATVVAAPLLALRGAVVPGRLDRPDLGVELGPGGRLLVVGPNGSGKSTLLRLLAEAGSPGVRVGVLAQEPDFGPAEGLTGEELATRRILAAVEAGVVDPDRLVPLTATGLVAPDQLDRPVGELSTGQRRRLDLALALMLAPHVLVLDEPTNHLAVDLMDALTEWLTGTPAAVVVATHDRRMRADLGPDGAAWPTLDLA, from the coding sequence ATGGCCGGTCTGCTCGCCGCGCGCGACGTGGCCTTCTCCTACCCCGGCGCGCCGCCGCAGGCACCGCCGGTGCTCGCCGACGTCGGGCTCCGGGTCCGTGCGGGCGACCGGCTCGGCGTCGTCGGCGAGAACGGCTCCGGCAAGTCGACGCTGCTCGGGCTGCTCGCGGGAACGCTCGACCCGACGGCCGGCACGGTGACGCGGCGCGGCGGCCTCGCGCTCGTCGAGCAGGAGCTCAGCCACGCGCCCGACGAGACGGTCGGGGACCTCGCCGCGGCCTCGCTCGCCCGCGTCCGCGAGGCGACGGCCGAGCTGGAGCGCGTCCTCGCCGCCGCGGACGGGACCGACACGCGCCGGCTGGCGGAGGCGCTCGAGCGGTACGAGGCCCTCGCCGCGTGGGACGCCGACCGCCTGCTCGAGGAGGCGCTGACCCGGCTGGGCGCACCGCGCGAGGCCGACCGGCCGCTGGCGCACCTCAGCGTCGGCGAGCGCTACCGGGTCCGTCTCGCCTGCCGGCTCGCCGAGGGGACGGAGCTGCTGCTCCTCGACGAGCCGACGAACCACCTCGACTCCTCGGCGGTCGCCTACCTCACGGCCCGGCTGCGGGCGTGGCCGGGTGGCGTCGTCGTCGTGACCCACGACCGCGCGCTCCTCGACGACGTGGCGACAGCAGTGCTCGACCTCGACCCGACGGTCGACGGCCGGGTCGCCGTCTACGGCGCACGCCGGCGCCGGTCCGGCGAGGGTCCGCGGGTCTTCTCCTACGCCGACTACCGGCACGCGAAGGACGCGGCCCTCGCGCGGTGGCGCAGCCGCTACCGCCGCGAGCAGGAGCGGCTGCGCGAGCTGTGGGAGCAGCGCGACTACGCCTACGAGCACCTGTCGGACGAGTGGCGTCCGCCGAAGGGCTCGCAGAAGCACCGGCGCGGCACGCGCGCCCGGCAGCACGTCAAGGCCGCCGACCGCGCGCACGCCGCGCTGGAGGCGGCGGCCGTCGCGGTGCCGCCACCCCCGCCGGAGCTCCTGCTCCCCGTCCTGCCGTCCGTCGTCGGCCCGGCGGACGACCGGCCCGTCGACGACGCCGCCGACGCCACCGTCGTCGCAGCGCCGCTGCTCGCGCTGCGCGGGGCGGTCGTGCCGGGACGGCTGGACCGGCCCGACCTGGGGGTGGAGCTCGGTCCGGGCGGGCGCCTGCTCGTCGTCGGCCCGAACGGCAGCGGCAAGTCGACGCTCCTGCGGCTGCTCGCGGAGGCCGGGTCGCCGGGCGTGCGGGTCGGCGTGCTCGCCCAGGAGCCGGACTTCGGGCCGGCCGAGGGACTCACGGGGGAGGAGCTGGCGACCCGGCGGATCCTCGCCGCCGTCGAGGCGGGTGTCGTCGACCCCGACCGGCTGGTCCCGCTGACGGCGACCGGGCTCGTCGCTCCCGACCAGCTCGACCGCCCCGTCGGCGAGCTCTCGACCGGTCAGCGTCGCCGGCTCGACCTGGCGCTCGCGCTCATGCTCGCGCCGCACGTGCTCGTGCTCGACGAGCCGACGAACCACCTCGCGGTCGACCTCATGGACGCGCTGACCGAGTGGCTGACCGGCACCCCGGCCGCCGTCGTCGTCGCGACGCACGACCGTCGGATGCGCGCCGACCTCGGGCCGGACGGCGCGGCCTGGCCGACCCTCGACCTCGCCTGA
- a CDS encoding GPP34 family phosphoprotein: MTTTATPETTDRTTDGTLASLTAARLLVASIDSRGRTLVVHQQLRPALVAATMIDAERAGLLVTAFDGRHTVLRRTPETASDGLLAAVVDGCDGRTVQSAVNRLALSTWSGGAVDLRRPLLELLAADGVLRREPRGGLARERWFPDPEVQRLVVAPVLTALCGDVVDETVDPGTAALVAAAAVSTQLVHRIVRTHAPATCSTSPRVVRRRAARVLEAEPLALATHRALAAMMGAAAA, from the coding sequence ATGACGACGACGGCGACCCCCGAGACGACGGACCGCACGACCGACGGGACGCTCGCGAGCCTCACGGCGGCCCGCCTCCTGGTCGCGAGCATCGACTCCAGGGGGCGCACCCTCGTCGTCCACCAGCAGCTGCGTCCGGCCCTCGTCGCCGCCACGATGATCGACGCCGAGCGGGCCGGCCTCCTCGTCACCGCCTTCGACGGTCGCCACACCGTCCTGCGCCGCACGCCGGAGACCGCGTCGGACGGGCTGCTCGCGGCCGTCGTCGACGGCTGCGACGGCCGCACGGTCCAGTCCGCGGTCAACCGGCTCGCGCTGTCGACCTGGTCCGGCGGGGCGGTCGACCTGCGCCGACCCCTCCTCGAGCTGCTCGCCGCCGACGGCGTGCTGCGCCGCGAGCCCCGGGGCGGCCTCGCCCGCGAGCGCTGGTTCCCGGACCCGGAGGTCCAGCGCCTCGTCGTCGCGCCCGTCCTCACCGCGCTGTGCGGGGACGTGGTCGACGAGACCGTCGATCCCGGCACGGCGGCGCTCGTGGCGGCGGCCGCCGTCTCGACGCAGCTCGTCCACCGCATCGTCCGGACGCACGCGCCGGCGACCTGCTCGACCAGCCCGCGCGTCGTGCGCCGGCGCGCGGCGCGGGTCCTCGAGGCCGAGCCGCTCGCGCTGGCGACGCACCGCGCGCTCGCCGCGATGATGGGCGCCGCCGCCGCCTGA
- a CDS encoding DUF4916 domain-containing protein — translation MSDVRTDDLGPWLSPENLDFVRRKVPMVYVDVVPVRLDADGRLERVGLLLRSPREGGLWRTVISGRVLLHESIRHAITRHVEKDLGPMSLPRVPGSPVPFTVTEYFPTVVPGAHHDPRQHAVSLAYVVPVDGDVAPQADALQLAWLTPAEAMDPVVQSECVSGHGQLVVAAIAHLGALP, via the coding sequence GTGAGCGACGTCCGCACCGATGACCTGGGCCCCTGGCTCTCCCCCGAGAACCTCGACTTCGTGCGCCGCAAGGTGCCGATGGTCTACGTCGACGTCGTGCCCGTGCGGCTCGACGCCGACGGCCGGCTCGAACGCGTCGGGCTGCTGCTGCGCAGCCCGCGCGAGGGCGGTCTGTGGCGCACCGTCATCTCCGGCCGCGTGCTCCTGCACGAGTCGATCCGGCACGCCATCACGCGCCACGTCGAGAAGGACCTCGGCCCGATGTCGCTGCCGCGCGTCCCCGGCTCGCCGGTCCCGTTCACGGTGACGGAGTACTTCCCGACGGTGGTCCCCGGCGCCCACCACGACCCGCGGCAGCACGCGGTGTCGCTCGCGTACGTGGTCCCGGTCGACGGCGACGTCGCGCCCCAGGCCGACGCCCTCCAGCTCGCCTGGCTCACCCCGGCCGAGGCGATGGACCCCGTCGTGCAGAGCGAGTGCGTGTCGGGACACGGGCAGCTCGTCGTCGCGGCGATCGCGCACCTCGGGGCGCTCCCCTAG
- a CDS encoding DUF6328 family protein, which yields MPTVIPPGDSPPPPENEAERTNRNFDELLQELRVMQTGVQLLTGFLLTLPFQARFADLDAYQRVLYLVLVALAVLTTGILIAPVSIHRALFRRGYKRPLVLVSDRLARLALVLLALVVTGTAMLAFDVVVSRAAGIAIGVVAAAALLGLWLVVPWSIAHRIHLRHRPDDPEPSAQHPGDAAGRIGP from the coding sequence ATGCCGACCGTGATCCCACCCGGTGACTCCCCGCCGCCACCCGAGAACGAGGCGGAGCGCACCAACCGCAACTTCGACGAGCTGCTCCAGGAGCTGCGCGTCATGCAGACCGGTGTGCAGCTCCTCACCGGGTTCCTGCTCACGCTGCCGTTCCAGGCGAGGTTCGCCGACCTCGACGCCTACCAGCGCGTGCTCTACCTCGTGCTCGTGGCGCTCGCCGTGCTCACGACCGGCATCCTCATCGCGCCGGTGAGCATCCACCGCGCGCTGTTCCGCCGCGGCTACAAGCGACCGCTCGTCCTCGTGAGCGACCGGCTGGCCCGGCTCGCGCTGGTGCTCCTCGCCCTCGTCGTCACGGGAACGGCGATGCTCGCGTTCGACGTCGTCGTCTCCCGCGCCGCCGGCATCGCGATCGGCGTCGTGGCCGCCGCCGCCCTGCTCGGGCTCTGGCTCGTCGTGCCGTGGAGCATCGCGCACCGCATCCACCTGCGTCACCGCCCGGACGACCCCGAGCCGTCGGCCCAGCACCCCGGCGACGCGGCTGGCAGGATTGGCCCGTGA
- a CDS encoding VIT1/CCC1 transporter family protein, which translates to MWWILRAPAARVTGEWDVDADARRRELTSVANDGIISSAAIVQGLASAGATGVEAMVGVVALMAVGMLTTAGTALSEATAERNSQLAIVESERALLELSPEEEFEELVTLYERKGLSGPTARRVARELTDRDALAAQLDAEFDLDDVAPARWPWVFAGRSALAFLLGSLGPLLVLLVTPGWARGEVTVAAVALSLVISGFIGSRSEHTSAWVSIARTVVIGFVVLGISTLAGTLVMF; encoded by the coding sequence GTGTGGTGGATCCTGCGAGCCCCGGCGGCTCGTGTCACGGGTGAGTGGGACGTCGACGCCGATGCGCGGCGTCGCGAGCTCACCTCCGTCGCCAACGACGGGATCATCTCCTCCGCCGCGATCGTCCAGGGCCTCGCGTCCGCCGGCGCGACCGGGGTCGAGGCCATGGTCGGTGTCGTCGCCCTCATGGCCGTCGGCATGCTCACGACGGCCGGCACCGCGCTGAGCGAGGCGACGGCCGAGCGCAACAGCCAGCTCGCGATCGTCGAGTCGGAGCGGGCGCTGCTGGAGCTCTCGCCCGAGGAGGAGTTCGAGGAGCTGGTGACGCTCTACGAGCGCAAGGGGCTCAGCGGCCCGACCGCGCGGCGGGTGGCACGGGAGCTGACCGACCGCGACGCGCTCGCGGCCCAGCTCGACGCCGAGTTCGACCTCGACGACGTGGCCCCGGCGCGCTGGCCGTGGGTGTTCGCCGGTCGGAGCGCGCTCGCGTTCCTCCTCGGCAGCCTCGGACCGCTGCTCGTCCTGCTCGTGACGCCGGGCTGGGCGCGCGGGGAGGTGACGGTCGCGGCCGTCGCGCTCTCGCTCGTCATCTCGGGGTTCATCGGGTCGCGCAGCGAGCACACGAGCGCGTGGGTCTCCATCGCGCGGACGGTGGTGATCGGGTTCGTCGTGCTCGGCATCTCGACGCTGGCGGGCACGCTCGTCATGTTCTAG
- the cls gene encoding cardiolipin synthase, with translation MSLETGVNVGVAVILLDLAIRITALVLIPRNRTPSAAMAWLLTIFLVPVVGGILFLVIGNEKLPRRRRERQVAINRVIRENVPEGLGVDPGTWPRWFRGLTEQNQALGAMPVSGGNHAELIDDYQASIDRAAHDIDAAERFVHVEYFVVGFDRTTRGFFAAMERAVQRGVPVRLLMDHIPSRSQSVHRATIAELDRIGVDWRYMLPVQPLKRRYQRPDLRNHRKLVVVDGRVAHTGSQNLVDRAYNKRSNERRGLQWQELTTRVTGPVVAAVNAVFLSDWYAETGEGLDADRHVPAAELLDEAPGADALVCQIIPSGPSYEHENNLRLFLGLVASAQERVIITSPYFVPDEAMMLAITSARLRGLDVELFVSEVGDQGPVWHAQRSYYDALLRAGVRIFLYPSPYILHAKHLSIDDDVAVIGSSNLDIRSFVLNFEITMLVRGASFVAGMREVEASYRELSRELTLEEWRREPRSRTFLDGVFRLTSSLQ, from the coding sequence ATGAGCCTCGAGACCGGCGTCAACGTCGGCGTCGCCGTCATCCTCCTCGACCTCGCGATCCGGATCACCGCGCTCGTGCTCATCCCCCGCAACCGGACGCCGTCGGCCGCGATGGCCTGGCTGCTGACGATCTTCCTCGTCCCCGTCGTCGGGGGCATCCTGTTCCTCGTCATCGGCAACGAGAAGCTGCCGCGCAGGCGGCGCGAGCGGCAGGTCGCGATCAACCGGGTGATCCGCGAGAACGTCCCCGAGGGTCTGGGCGTCGATCCCGGCACCTGGCCGCGGTGGTTCCGCGGCCTCACCGAGCAGAACCAGGCGCTCGGGGCGATGCCCGTGTCCGGCGGGAACCACGCGGAGCTGATCGACGACTACCAGGCCTCCATCGACCGCGCGGCGCACGACATCGACGCGGCCGAGCGGTTCGTGCACGTCGAGTACTTCGTCGTCGGGTTCGACCGGACCACCCGCGGCTTCTTCGCCGCGATGGAGCGGGCCGTGCAGCGCGGCGTCCCCGTCCGCCTCCTCATGGACCACATCCCCTCGCGCAGCCAGTCGGTCCACCGCGCGACCATCGCCGAGCTGGACCGGATCGGCGTCGACTGGCGCTACATGCTGCCCGTCCAACCGCTCAAGCGCCGCTACCAGCGGCCCGACCTGCGCAACCACCGCAAGCTTGTCGTCGTCGACGGCCGGGTCGCGCACACCGGCTCGCAGAACCTCGTCGACCGCGCCTACAACAAGCGGTCGAACGAGCGCCGCGGGCTGCAGTGGCAGGAGCTCACGACCCGCGTCACCGGCCCGGTCGTCGCGGCGGTCAACGCCGTGTTCCTCTCCGACTGGTACGCCGAGACGGGCGAGGGACTCGACGCCGACCGGCACGTCCCGGCGGCCGAGCTCCTCGACGAGGCGCCGGGGGCCGACGCGCTCGTCTGCCAGATCATCCCGAGCGGGCCGTCCTACGAGCACGAGAACAACCTGCGGCTGTTCCTCGGGCTCGTCGCGTCGGCGCAGGAGCGGGTCATCATCACGAGCCCGTACTTCGTGCCGGACGAGGCGATGATGCTCGCCATCACCTCCGCGCGGCTGCGCGGGCTCGACGTCGAGCTGTTCGTGTCCGAGGTGGGCGACCAGGGGCCGGTCTGGCACGCGCAGCGCTCCTACTACGACGCCCTGCTGCGCGCCGGCGTGCGGATCTTCCTCTACCCGAGCCCGTACATCCTGCACGCGAAACACCTGTCGATCGACGACGACGTGGCCGTCATCGGCTCGAGCAACCTCGACATCCGCTCGTTCGTCCTCAACTTCGAGATCACGATGCTCGTGCGCGGCGCGTCCTTCGTCGCGGGCATGCGCGAGGTCGAGGCGAGCTACCGGGAGCTCTCGCGCGAGCTGACCCTCGAGGAGTGGCGGCGCGAGCCACGGTCGCGGACGTTCCTCGACGGCGTCTTCCGTCTCACCTCGTCGCTGCAGTAG